The Candidatus Zixiibacteriota bacterium genome includes a window with the following:
- a CDS encoding carbohydrate-binding family 9-like protein — translation MRIRSIGKHSIVFGVVPLLMLLSMSALAADLLPVPEIPYAPRHYVCYQTAEPLTIDGRLDETAWQAAAPTEVFVDIEGDLKPLPRFHTHARMLWDSTYFYVAAEMVEPDIWGKLTERDAVIYHDNDFEVFIDPDGDTHEYYELEMNALNTVWDLLLIKPYRDGAPAVNAWDIQGLKTAVSINGSLNVPGDIDSGWSVEIAIPWKVLSECAHRSSPPHEGDQWRVNFSRVEWQTEVKDGQYIKLLDSTTGKSLPENNWVWSPQGLIAMHYPEMWGIVQFTQTVVGSEAVPFVEDIYEPIRWALRLVYYAETDYRTEHGRFTSDWSDLGLDVSLENCTWPPLIEATSNQFEAMTSSNDGIVDFYITQDGRLRRENRR, via the coding sequence ATGAGGATTAGATCAATCGGGAAGCATTCTATAGTTTTCGGTGTCGTGCCTCTGCTGATGCTGTTGTCAATGTCGGCTCTCGCTGCGGATTTGCTCCCGGTTCCAGAGATTCCTTATGCCCCGCGTCACTATGTCTGCTATCAAACGGCTGAGCCTTTGACAATCGACGGCAGGCTGGATGAGACCGCGTGGCAGGCAGCCGCGCCGACTGAAGTGTTTGTCGATATCGAAGGCGACCTAAAACCTTTGCCGCGATTCCATACTCATGCCCGGATGTTGTGGGACTCGACTTATTTCTACGTCGCTGCCGAGATGGTCGAGCCGGACATTTGGGGTAAACTCACCGAGCGCGACGCCGTCATTTATCATGACAACGATTTTGAGGTGTTCATTGATCCGGACGGCGACACCCACGAATACTATGAACTGGAGATGAACGCACTCAACACTGTCTGGGATCTTCTCCTGATCAAGCCGTATCGCGACGGCGCCCCGGCCGTCAATGCCTGGGATATCCAGGGACTGAAGACAGCAGTGTCGATCAACGGTAGTCTGAACGTACCCGGCGACATCGACTCCGGGTGGAGTGTGGAAATAGCGATCCCCTGGAAGGTATTGTCCGAATGTGCGCATCGCTCTTCGCCGCCGCATGAGGGGGATCAATGGCGCGTGAATTTCTCCAGAGTCGAATGGCAGACTGAGGTCAAAGACGGACAGTATATCAAACTGCTTGATTCGACTACCGGCAAATCGCTGCCGGAGAACAACTGGGTTTGGTCGCCTCAGGGTTTGATTGCGATGCACTACCCGGAGATGTGGGGAATCGTGCAGTTCACGCAGACCGTGGTGGGCAGCGAAGCAGTTCCCTTTGTTGAGGATATTTACGAGCCGATCCGATGGGCGCTCCGGCTGGTTTATTACGCGGAGACGGATTATCGGACGGAGCACGGCCGGTTCACTTCAGACTGGTCCGATCTCGGTCTGGATGTATCGCTTGAAAATTGCACCTGGCCTCCCCTGATAGAAGCGACCTCGAACCAGTTTGAAGCAATGACATCGAGTAATGACGGCATCGTGGATTTTTATATCACACAGGACGGTCGTCTGCGCCGGGAGAACCGTAGGTGA
- a CDS encoding TetR/AcrR family transcriptional regulator yields the protein MDKKPHIISCAQILFAQFGLKKVTMDDIAREAHVSKATLYKHFKNKSSIFDTVVQGEIDSLVQIIRDSVNAQSGARGKLRAHLSTRLGKVGEFVNFYRVTQESWGEYWPHFARIRNAFVKREHDLVLGILRGGIEMGELEIDNPDMAAWALVLALASVEYQWASIEGEFSLNEMVDMMIDMIFNGIGVRHND from the coding sequence ATGGATAAAAAGCCTCATATAATCTCATGTGCACAGATTCTTTTTGCCCAGTTCGGGCTTAAAAAAGTCACGATGGATGACATTGCCCGTGAAGCCCATGTTTCCAAGGCTACCCTGTACAAGCATTTCAAGAACAAATCAAGCATTTTCGATACGGTAGTGCAGGGAGAAATCGACTCACTCGTGCAAATTATCCGGGATTCGGTCAATGCTCAGAGTGGGGCCAGGGGAAAACTCCGCGCTCATTTGTCCACGCGGCTCGGTAAGGTCGGCGAGTTTGTCAATTTTTATCGTGTAACTCAGGAATCGTGGGGTGAATACTGGCCTCATTTCGCGCGGATACGCAATGCGTTTGTTAAACGTGAGCATGATCTGGTGCTTGGGATTCTCCGGGGTGGAATCGAGATGGGCGAGCTTGAGATCGATAATCCGGACATGGCGGCCTGGGCGCTGGTGCTGGCGTTAGCTTCGGTGGAATATCAATGGGCCTCAATAGAGGGTGAATTCTCTCTGAACGAAATGGTGGATATGATGATAGACATGATTTTCAACGGGATAGGAGTGCGCCATAATGACTGA
- a CDS encoding cytochrome ubiquinol oxidase subunit I, whose product MDDPVLLSRVQFALTIAFHYLFPPLSIGLGLFLVISEGLFLKTGNKLYETITRFWVKVFGLIFALGVASGIVMEFQFGTNWSIYSRYVGDVFGSALAAEGVFAFFLESGFLAILLFGWDKVKPRTHFISTILVAFGAHLSAVWILVANSWQQTPAGYHLVETANGIRAEITDFWALVFNPSTIDRISHVYMAAWQTGAFLVLSVAAWYLLKRKHREFAFSSIKIAVAIALVSSLMQLVTGHSSAQTVAETQPAKLAAFEGHYEASAPADLYLFGWVDDEGQQAYGIKIPGFLSWLVHFDSNTPVAGLRAFAEEDRPPVNIVFQSYHIMVAIGMGLIALALLTLVIDWRGKLGDARWLQWILVFSVLLPQMANQLGWMSAEVGRQPWIVYGLLRTKDAASEAVTAGEIWTSLILFGLVYLLLFVLFIYLLNGKIQHGPELHPQPALDDAATGGHQA is encoded by the coding sequence GTGGATGATCCGGTTCTCCTTTCAAGAGTGCAATTCGCTCTTACGATAGCCTTCCACTACCTATTCCCGCCGTTGTCGATCGGACTTGGGCTTTTTCTGGTCATATCCGAGGGACTTTTCCTCAAGACCGGCAACAAGCTCTATGAAACGATCACTCGTTTCTGGGTAAAGGTATTCGGGCTGATTTTCGCCCTCGGTGTCGCTTCGGGAATCGTAATGGAATTCCAGTTCGGCACCAACTGGTCGATTTATTCACGCTACGTAGGAGACGTTTTCGGCAGTGCTCTGGCGGCTGAAGGTGTTTTCGCGTTCTTCCTCGAATCCGGTTTTCTGGCTATTCTCCTGTTTGGCTGGGACAAGGTCAAACCTCGAACACACTTCATCTCCACGATACTCGTAGCGTTTGGGGCACATTTATCGGCGGTCTGGATATTGGTTGCCAATTCCTGGCAGCAAACTCCGGCCGGATATCATCTGGTTGAAACAGCCAACGGCATCCGCGCCGAAATCACCGATTTCTGGGCTCTGGTTTTCAATCCTTCGACGATTGACCGCATCAGCCATGTATACATGGCGGCATGGCAGACCGGGGCGTTCCTGGTTCTCAGCGTCGCCGCGTGGTATCTGCTGAAACGAAAACACCGTGAGTTCGCTTTTAGCTCGATTAAAATTGCCGTCGCCATCGCCCTGGTTTCTTCACTTATGCAGTTGGTAACAGGTCACAGTTCGGCCCAAACAGTAGCCGAGACACAGCCGGCCAAGCTGGCGGCGTTTGAAGGACATTACGAGGCCTCAGCTCCGGCCGATTTGTATCTGTTCGGGTGGGTCGACGATGAGGGGCAACAGGCCTATGGGATAAAAATTCCGGGATTTTTAAGCTGGCTGGTTCATTTTGACAGCAACACCCCGGTGGCCGGATTGAGGGCCTTCGCCGAGGAGGATCGTCCGCCGGTTAATATCGTTTTCCAATCATACCACATTATGGTAGCGATCGGCATGGGGTTGATCGCACTTGCCCTGTTAACTTTGGTAATCGACTGGCGCGGTAAACTGGGTGACGCCCGCTGGTTGCAATGGATTCTGGTGTTCTCGGTACTGCTGCCTCAGATGGCCAATCAGCTCGGCTGGATGAGCGCCGAAGTCGGCCGCCAGCCCTGGATTGTCTATGGTCTGCTGCGGACCAAAGACGCCGCCAGCGAAGCTGTCACGGCCGGTGAGATATGGACCTCATTGATTCTTTTCGGATTGGTTTATCTGTTGTTGTTCGTCCTGTTCATCTACCTGCTGAACGGGAAAATTCAGCATGGTCCGGAGCTTCACCCTCAACCGGCTCTCGATGACGCCGCTACGGGAGGACATCAGGCATGA
- a CDS encoding TonB-dependent receptor yields the protein MFLRAEWRIVTYILAAVFLVTAANVLAFPSAGSNGVRVEGVVLNEAGQPVGNATVNVPALDRTVRTDSDGRFMLANLPDTKMLVEVSYVGYVSATVEVQPGDEPITVKLKERAIELGRITVTGSPNAADPLATPQDIQVMSGQALTANETASLGKVLENLPGVSSISTGPEAGKPVIRGLSGNRIRVMKDGVPMEHFQFSFRHQPVLNVSQAERVEVIQGAASILYGSDALGGVANVITKRLPSSQPGLSYMTGQVKGQYFSNNKERAGTVELEGASGMFGYRAGWTSRKADDFSTPEAATYAETGEAGTPKFTGKLPYTNFDQISGYAVAGLTGSFGNLWAEYDRYDSEQNYLLGDGSPIGQNLENDNLKLRGNFLLSPKVVLKPTLSFQRNVRQAKEGVSFEDDPDWAVDLVRTVYVARFDLVHNAIAGLNGTVGIDLNVQNQDTRASGLLPDADIMDIGVYAFEEHSWRRLTLNGGLRFDYRKHDADANPAMNLPDTAAGETDDVLKQDYSVMSGSAGVSYRLTENLTAASNLSIGFRAPDLFELHANGVHGGVQAFQVGDPYLDPERSYNIDAGLRLRTERVLAHATVYYNRIDNYIFLRNTGLDTTIGTTTLPILKADQTDGTITGVELSLEADLLSWLRLSTAYAALTSDNKETGEELPLMPADRLTAGLRFNLPGKGILRSPFAEVRVKHAWAKESAGTYEPFSQFDVIAFGTASTDAYTVLNLAFGATLSFEGQPITVNLEIENALDEEYVDFLDTYKGYALSMGRNVSLRLTAPFRIM from the coding sequence ATGTTCTTAAGAGCTGAATGGAGAATAGTAACTTATATATTAGCGGCGGTATTTTTAGTAACCGCGGCCAACGTTTTGGCTTTCCCGTCGGCCGGCTCCAACGGCGTACGAGTCGAGGGAGTGGTTTTGAATGAGGCCGGTCAACCGGTCGGCAATGCCACTGTGAATGTACCGGCTCTCGACAGAACCGTGCGTACCGATTCGGACGGCCGGTTCATGTTGGCAAATCTACCCGATACGAAGATGCTGGTGGAGGTGAGCTACGTCGGTTATGTCTCCGCTACGGTTGAGGTCCAACCCGGCGATGAACCGATCACGGTGAAGTTGAAAGAACGAGCGATCGAACTCGGACGGATTACCGTCACCGGGTCACCGAATGCCGCCGATCCCCTCGCCACCCCGCAGGATATTCAGGTAATGTCGGGACAGGCATTGACGGCCAACGAGACAGCCTCCTTAGGCAAAGTTCTCGAAAACCTTCCCGGAGTTTCCAGCATCAGCACCGGTCCCGAGGCGGGCAAGCCGGTGATTCGCGGATTGAGCGGCAATCGCATCCGAGTTATGAAGGATGGCGTGCCGATGGAGCACTTCCAGTTCTCGTTCCGCCATCAACCGGTCTTAAACGTGAGCCAGGCGGAACGAGTCGAGGTGATCCAGGGAGCGGCGAGTATTCTCTACGGTTCTGATGCCCTCGGCGGTGTGGCGAACGTCATTACCAAGCGCCTCCCGAGCAGCCAGCCCGGTTTATCTTATATGACCGGTCAGGTCAAGGGGCAGTATTTCTCCAATAATAAAGAGCGAGCCGGAACGGTTGAGCTCGAGGGCGCTTCCGGGATGTTCGGCTACCGGGCCGGATGGACCTCCCGGAAGGCCGATGATTTTTCCACTCCCGAAGCGGCCACCTATGCCGAAACAGGTGAAGCCGGAACGCCTAAATTCACGGGGAAACTTCCGTACACCAATTTCGATCAGATTTCCGGTTATGCCGTGGCCGGTCTGACCGGGTCGTTCGGAAACCTCTGGGCCGAATACGACCGTTACGACAGCGAGCAGAACTATTTGCTCGGCGACGGCAGCCCGATCGGGCAGAATCTCGAGAACGACAATCTCAAACTGCGCGGTAATTTTCTGCTGTCTCCGAAGGTCGTTCTCAAGCCGACGCTCAGTTTCCAGCGCAACGTCCGCCAGGCGAAGGAGGGGGTAAGTTTCGAGGATGATCCGGACTGGGCGGTTGATCTGGTGCGAACGGTTTATGTGGCCCGGTTCGATCTGGTCCATAACGCGATTGCCGGATTAAACGGAACGGTTGGGATTGATCTGAACGTTCAGAACCAGGACACGCGGGCGTCAGGTTTGCTCCCGGACGCGGATATCATGGATATCGGCGTTTATGCTTTTGAGGAGCATTCCTGGCGCCGCTTGACTTTGAACGGTGGTCTTCGTTTTGACTATCGTAAGCATGATGCCGATGCCAATCCGGCGATGAACCTGCCCGACACGGCCGCGGGTGAGACTGATGATGTTCTGAAGCAGGATTATTCGGTCATGTCCGGTTCGGCCGGGGTCAGCTATCGACTCACGGAAAATCTGACAGCGGCATCCAACCTGTCCATCGGTTTCCGCGCGCCCGACCTGTTCGAGTTGCACGCCAACGGCGTTCACGGCGGCGTGCAGGCGTTTCAGGTCGGTGATCCCTATCTTGATCCAGAACGAAGCTACAACATTGACGCTGGTCTGCGTCTGCGCACTGAGCGAGTGCTGGCGCACGCGACGGTTTATTACAATCGGATCGACAACTACATCTTTTTACGCAACACGGGCCTTGACACCACGATCGGAACGACCACGCTGCCAATTCTCAAGGCGGACCAGACCGATGGTACGATCACCGGGGTGGAATTGTCGCTCGAAGCGGATCTCCTGTCGTGGCTGCGGTTGAGCACGGCTTATGCCGCCTTGACCAGCGACAACAAGGAGACCGGCGAGGAACTCCCGCTGATGCCGGCCGATCGTCTTACGGCCGGGTTGCGCTTCAATCTGCCGGGAAAGGGGATTCTTCGGAGTCCGTTTGCGGAGGTTCGGGTGAAGCATGCCTGGGCCAAGGAATCAGCCGGGACTTATGAGCCGTTTTCCCAGTTCGATGTGATTGCGTTCGGTACTGCCAGCACCGACGCCTACACGGTGCTGAACCTGGCTTTCGGCGCGACGTTGTCGTTCGAAGGCCAGCCGATTACGGTAAACCTCGAAATCGAGAACGCACTCGATGAGGAGTACGTTGATTTCCTCGACACTTATAAAGGGTACGCGCTGTCGATGGGCCGCAACGTTAGTTTGCGTCTGACCGCGCCGTTCCGGATAATGTAG
- a CDS encoding glycoside hydrolase family 130 protein yields MQRDPRNPILTRSDIPSLGPDLIDVSSVFNPGAVRYREQILLLLRVQNRGRETYLLPAVSNDGVNFEPSHDIVRFKGIEKLDFRVYHVYDPRIVRIGDVFYITLALDTDHGCRVGLALTKDFRQFDFIGVMLDEDARNAVLFPAKINNRYYMLYRPNRADVDGGVKSGSVIELASSDDLLHWRNEGKVMEGRFHYWDELIGSGPPPILTQRGWLHIYHGVATHFAASNIYQAGVVLLDPEQPQQVLGRSRCNILEPRELYEQVGQVSNVVFPTGLVPERTNSEGIIEEDTKLFVYYGAADSSVCLATTTVRELLEACDED; encoded by the coding sequence ATGCAGAGAGACCCACGGAATCCGATTCTAACGCGGAGTGATATCCCTTCCCTTGGCCCCGATCTGATCGATGTCTCATCGGTTTTCAATCCGGGCGCTGTGCGCTATCGTGAGCAGATCCTCCTTCTTCTAAGAGTCCAGAATCGTGGACGCGAAACTTATCTGCTACCTGCCGTCAGTAACGACGGGGTTAATTTCGAACCCTCTCATGATATTGTCCGATTTAAAGGAATAGAAAAACTCGATTTTCGCGTCTACCACGTGTATGACCCCCGGATCGTGCGAATCGGAGATGTATTCTACATCACTCTCGCGCTCGATACTGACCACGGCTGTCGAGTCGGTCTGGCGCTGACGAAAGATTTTCGGCAGTTCGATTTCATAGGTGTAATGCTTGACGAGGACGCCCGCAACGCGGTGCTTTTCCCCGCGAAAATCAACAACCGTTACTATATGCTCTATCGTCCCAATCGCGCAGATGTCGACGGTGGTGTAAAAAGCGGCAGTGTGATCGAGCTGGCCTCCTCCGACGACCTGTTACACTGGCGGAACGAGGGTAAGGTGATGGAGGGACGTTTCCATTACTGGGATGAGTTGATCGGTTCCGGTCCGCCGCCGATCCTAACCCAACGCGGCTGGTTGCATATCTATCACGGTGTGGCCACTCATTTCGCAGCCAGTAATATCTACCAGGCCGGAGTAGTTCTTCTCGATCCGGAACAACCGCAGCAGGTACTCGGCAGGAGCCGCTGCAACATTCTCGAACCGCGTGAACTTTACGAACAAGTCGGTCAGGTCTCTAATGTTGTTTTTCCGACCGGTTTGGTTCCTGAAAGAACAAACTCCGAGGGGATCATCGAAGAAGATACAAAACTGTTCGTCTATTATGGTGCGGCGGATTCCTCGGTCTGCCTGGCTACCACAACGGTCAGGGAACTGCTGGAGGCATGTGATGAGGATTAG
- a CDS encoding helix-turn-helix transcriptional regulator: MKSRKLYNRIAVLRQERGLSRKQLAELIDVNVQTIGYLERGEYNPSLDLAFRVSEVFGLPVEMIFSPRPMPALSEELYRTKHKED, from the coding sequence ATGAAGAGCAGAAAACTATACAATCGAATTGCGGTGCTTCGTCAGGAACGAGGCCTGAGCAGAAAACAACTGGCGGAGTTAATCGACGTCAACGTGCAGACAATCGGATACCTCGAACGAGGCGAATACAATCCCAGCCTTGATCTTGCTTTCCGAGTGAGCGAGGTTTTCGGTCTGCCGGTAGAAATGATCTTCTCTCCCCGGCCGATGCCCGCCCTGAGTGAAGAGTTGTACCGCACCAAACACAAAGAGGATTGA
- the cydB gene encoding cytochrome d ubiquinol oxidase subunit II — MSIDLNTLWFALVGVLLAGYAILDGFDLGVGALHLFTKSDAERRVMINSIGPVWDGNEVWLVTGGGALFAAFPEVYATSFSGFYLAMMLLLLALIFRAVALEFRSKRESKRWRQTWDVGFSIGSTLGALLLGVALGNIAWGVPLDQSHVFTGSFLSLLNPYAVLVGITTVALFVMHGSIYLTLKTEGELLKRVTGWINKTTTIFIICYVALTVVTMLFVPHMTLTIREHPWLYIIPILNVLVIVNILREIRNKRYFRAFLSSCATLAALLLLFAVNMYPNLILSSPDAANSLTIYNGASSEKTLEIMAIIALIGMPLVIAYTSAVYWIFRGKVKLDNHSY; from the coding sequence ATGAGTATTGACCTTAATACATTATGGTTTGCCCTGGTCGGCGTGCTGCTGGCCGGTTATGCGATCCTGGACGGTTTCGATCTTGGTGTCGGCGCCCTGCATCTGTTCACCAAGTCGGATGCCGAGCGACGGGTGATGATCAACTCCATCGGACCGGTCTGGGACGGCAACGAAGTCTGGCTCGTCACCGGCGGCGGCGCTTTGTTCGCGGCTTTCCCGGAAGTCTACGCGACTTCGTTCTCCGGCTTCTACCTGGCGATGATGCTGCTTCTGCTTGCCCTGATCTTCCGCGCCGTGGCACTCGAGTTCCGTTCCAAACGCGAGAGTAAACGCTGGCGTCAAACCTGGGACGTCGGATTCAGTATCGGTAGCACTCTTGGCGCTTTGTTGTTGGGCGTGGCTTTAGGCAATATCGCGTGGGGTGTTCCCCTCGACCAGAGCCATGTCTTCACCGGCAGCTTCCTGAGCCTGCTCAATCCCTATGCGGTCCTGGTTGGCATCACAACGGTGGCGCTTTTCGTGATGCACGGATCGATCTACCTCACCCTGAAAACCGAAGGGGAACTCCTTAAAAGAGTAACCGGCTGGATCAACAAAACGACCACTATCTTCATCATCTGCTATGTTGCCCTTACGGTCGTCACTATGCTCTTTGTCCCTCACATGACGCTTACCATCCGTGAGCATCCATGGTTGTACATCATACCGATCCTGAACGTGCTGGTAATCGTCAATATCCTGCGTGAGATTCGTAATAAACGTTATTTCCGTGCGTTTTTGTCGTCCTGCGCAACGCTGGCGGCTTTGCTGCTGCTGTTCGCCGTCAACATGTATCCGAACCTGATCCTCTCCAGTCCCGATGCCGCCAACAGTCTGACTATTTATAACGGAGCTTCCTCGGAAAAAACGCTGGAGATCATGGCCATCATCGCCCTGATCGGCATGCCGCTGGTAATAGCCTACACTTCAGCCGTCTACTGGATATTCCGGGGTAAGGTTAAGCTGGACAACCATAGCTACTAA